The following coding sequences lie in one Candidatus Brocadia sp. genomic window:
- the cas1b gene encoding type I-B CRISPR-associated endonuclease Cas1: MKQNYYIFKNGRLKRQENTIFLEKEDGTRSIIPIENTEALYAFGEIDFNTKLFNYLAQKGIPVHVFNYYGYYSGTYYPREYLNSGQLLVKQVNHYTNRQKRIALARAFVDAASFNILKNLRYYSNRGKGLDEFINTIEGFRAQIGKIDAVEELMGLEGNIRNTYYKAWPAIIDQEIEFERRVKQPPDNMVNALISYLNSMVYTTCLGEIYHTQLNPLISYLHEPGERRFSLSLDMAEIFKPIFSDRTIFTLLNRQQITENDFMTEVNLCYLNEKGRKTVTQEYDDRLKTIITHKKLERQVSYRYLIRLECYKLVKHLIGEQEYEGFKIWW, encoded by the coding sequence ATGAAACAGAATTATTACATCTTTAAAAACGGCCGCCTGAAAAGGCAGGAAAACACCATCTTCCTGGAAAAGGAGGATGGCACCAGGTCCATTATACCTATTGAGAACACCGAGGCCCTGTATGCCTTCGGGGAGATCGATTTCAATACCAAACTCTTTAATTACCTGGCACAGAAGGGCATACCTGTTCATGTCTTCAATTACTATGGTTATTATTCAGGCACTTATTATCCAAGAGAATACTTAAACTCAGGGCAGCTCCTCGTGAAACAGGTAAACCACTATACGAACCGCCAGAAGAGGATTGCACTGGCAAGGGCGTTTGTCGATGCGGCCAGTTTCAACATCCTGAAGAATCTGAGATATTACAGCAACAGAGGCAAAGGGTTGGACGAGTTTATCAATACTATCGAAGGATTCAGGGCACAGATAGGAAAAATTGATGCCGTAGAGGAGTTGATGGGGCTCGAAGGGAATATCCGGAATACCTATTACAAGGCATGGCCCGCCATTATCGACCAGGAGATAGAATTTGAACGCAGGGTCAAGCAGCCGCCAGACAATATGGTCAATGCCCTGATTTCCTATCTCAATTCTATGGTCTATACAACCTGCCTTGGCGAGATATACCATACACAGCTAAACCCGCTTATCTCGTATCTCCATGAGCCAGGGGAACGGCGGTTTTCCCTGAGCCTGGACATGGCAGAGATATTTAAGCCCATCTTCAGTGACAGGACCATATTTACCCTGCTCAATCGCCAGCAGATCACTGAAAATGATTTCATGACGGAGGTAAACCTCTGTTACCTCAACGAAAAGGGCAGAAAGACTGTTACCCAGGAATATGACGATAGGCTAAAGACCATTATTACCCATAAAAAACTTGAAAGACAGGTTTCTTACCGGTATCTTATTCGATTAGAATGTTACAAATTGGTGAAGCACCTGATCGGCGAGCAGGAGTACGAAGGGTTTAAGATATGGTGGTGA
- a CDS encoding GxxExxY protein, producing the protein MIHEELTAKILEACFEVSNELGAGFLESVYEKALLIALKDKGLNTKSQFPLNVEFRGVEVGEYFADILVENTVILELKAVTKLAPEHKAQVINYLKATGVEVGLLINFGNPKLEYRRLHK; encoded by the coding sequence ATGATTCATGAGGAATTAACAGCAAAGATACTTGAGGCATGTTTTGAAGTGAGTAATGAACTTGGCGCTGGGTTCTTAGAATCTGTATATGAGAAGGCGTTGCTTATTGCTTTAAAAGATAAGGGATTGAATACAAAATCTCAATTTCCTCTTAATGTTGAATTTCGTGGGGTGGAAGTAGGAGAGTATTTTGCTGATATATTGGTTGAGAATACGGTTATTTTAGAACTGAAAGCAGTTACGAAATTAGCGCCAGAGCATAAGGCACAAGTGATCAATTATCTTAAGGCAACGGGGGTAGAAGTTGGTCTGTTGATTAATTTTGGGAATCCCAAACTCGAATACAGGCGATTGCATAAATAG
- the cas4 gene encoding CRISPR-associated protein Cas4 produces MNSALNSIRFTGTQINYYFLCKKKLWYFTKNIEMEQTSDAVYLGKLIHETSYEREKKEIEIDGTIKIDFIGKDRVIHEVKKSDKVEEPHIWQLKYYLWYLKQKGVEGITGKINYPKLRKTLDVFLEPGDDEKVQAILNDIKGIVEAELPPPIQRMKMCKKCSYGDICWV; encoded by the coding sequence ATGAATAGTGCTCTAAATAGCATTCGCTTCACCGGCACCCAGATAAACTACTACTTCCTCTGTAAAAAGAAGCTCTGGTATTTTACCAAAAATATTGAGATGGAGCAGACGAGCGATGCAGTTTACCTCGGCAAACTGATCCATGAGACGTCCTATGAACGGGAAAAGAAGGAGATCGAAATTGACGGCACGATTAAGATAGACTTCATCGGGAAGGACAGGGTCATCCACGAGGTAAAGAAGTCAGACAAGGTTGAAGAACCACATATCTGGCAACTGAAGTATTACCTCTGGTATCTGAAACAGAAAGGCGTAGAAGGAATTACGGGTAAAATTAATTACCCAAAGCTCAGAAAGACCCTGGACGTGTTTTTAGAACCGGGAGATGATGAGAAGGTTCAGGCAATATTAAACGATATCAAAGGAATTGTGGAAGCTGAATTGCCTCCCCCTATACAAAGGATGAAGATGTGCAAAAAGTGCAGTTATGGGGATATTTGCTGGGTTTAA
- a CDS encoding DevR family CRISPR-associated autoregulator, which translates to MKLWSISFAYRLGLGFHALNNEGSDGSNLMQPRRIDVGSVTYDGISGEIVRRHILENFVDVCRSQTIAMLPLSEGLHPDRGPIGIRAAARNNDASAVTLDASNLFPSVRAAIEKCAVLDAGGFLAAWKDAQGGANAGNYIAESDYINRCCATIGGVDPVKRESCFDVAWLISENPQDLTVTQHSAFRDTASMNSRYAQSMRSNTYGGVIRADLHRIGTDDYWYLQNGQNRLAITPEEQKKRQVALIEAIINFIASPTGAKTAGWAPHVFLTEGAILLTSARTAPFASPIKVDLTKKDTPVQADSSYAKTMEDLNNNTDTWVWKFNNVKELLEKISQIKAKLEG; encoded by the coding sequence ATGAAACTGTGGAGCATTTCATTTGCCTATCGTTTGGGTCTTGGTTTTCATGCCTTAAATAATGAGGGGTCTGACGGAAGTAATTTAATGCAGCCACGCCGTATTGATGTTGGCAGTGTAACTTATGATGGAATAAGTGGAGAAATTGTCAGGCGGCATATTTTGGAAAATTTTGTTGATGTTTGCCGGAGCCAAACAATTGCAATGCTGCCATTAAGCGAAGGTTTGCATCCAGATAGAGGACCAATTGGAATTCGTGCGGCTGCAAGAAATAATGACGCCAGTGCTGTCACGCTCGACGCAAGCAATCTTTTTCCAAGCGTTCGAGCGGCAATTGAAAAATGTGCAGTCCTTGACGCTGGTGGATTTCTTGCCGCATGGAAAGATGCGCAAGGTGGCGCCAATGCAGGCAATTATATTGCAGAAAGCGATTACATCAACCGGTGTTGCGCCACGATCGGAGGTGTTGATCCTGTAAAAAGAGAATCTTGTTTTGATGTGGCATGGTTAATTAGCGAAAATCCTCAAGATTTGACAGTTACACAGCATTCGGCATTTCGTGACACCGCTTCAATGAACAGCAGATATGCTCAGTCTATGCGCTCCAACACCTATGGTGGCGTCATTCGGGCTGATCTGCACCGTATTGGAACTGATGATTACTGGTATTTGCAGAATGGACAAAATCGGTTGGCTATTACCCCTGAGGAGCAAAAAAAACGCCAAGTAGCCCTTATTGAGGCGATAATAAATTTCATTGCTTCACCGACTGGAGCAAAGACGGCAGGATGGGCACCCCATGTATTTCTAACAGAAGGCGCAATTCTCCTCACATCAGCCAGAACAGCGCCGTTTGCTTCTCCAATAAAAGTGGATTTAACTAAAAAAGATACACCGGTGCAGGCAGATTCAAGTTATGCAAAGACAATGGAAGACCTTAATAATAATACTGATACATGGGTATGGAAATTCAACAATGTCAAAGAACTTCTTGAAAAAATATCACAGATAAAAGCCAAATTAGAGGGTTAG
- the cas3 gene encoding CRISPR-associated helicase Cas3', which produces MEFTQFQKHVINKLKDGKSLLLVAPTGLGKTLAVTGDIQDRFCKMVYAVPLRSLGNGIQKEISTLNRNGKQIPAVIHHGDVQESKLFGEEVVITTYDQVVCAVPGLPLSLPLKAGHAIAGALLMSRLILDETHLAWSISEKALSILLAIIDFRQKLGLQTVVLTATLPKKVAEIISGRLGLELVIVGEEEVAEDKGLQLREKNRKVTISMLELKNKGKGEDKKLDWQQLDDRLKNTQDKRIYFANTVERLQETYDRLIKANVSADKIIVLHNRMPRSWRADAEQKAYACFGKESLNGDWILLTNQVAEAGLDISAPLVISDPAPVDTLVQRAGRCGRWFRNGEAKGQFIVLKAPKTEIEKLSLPYKPLALVMAALESLPADQLLTWTTEQSWINQAWGGDSKKAVESVEKSLNETTFALNLFDRAAQEQKPGEIASVFREILSVEVAVEEGDSVHIDDLAQRDLQNMLMQGQYPETSSISLGSAWGLIKKAPGKCAVVQYNEDGELIITPTDSVRPSDILIVPSSVAYLHRTKGLCFAKDGIEIQDAILNSNWLEKKGRSEESFKKEGRKLQTLWGHTSGVMEKVHQRFTEDGMYRKTLKKILQFLEPDKDADSLMDLVAMLSMLAAGFHDLGKADKRWQEKAAKIQGEPISEFIGRTSKTGDSIGVPHTPPGYNAMIKASVLLIGSLGSSEYLIRSVALSAARHHSSFLNPSLVKHHFEPHPLTDDFIKAVLKNISAPEAILNQSGEILEAAKKTPSKEDVPLLLPNVDLFPIYALVGRAILMADREDAAGEELEMWRTEQ; this is translated from the coding sequence ATGGAATTTACGCAATTTCAGAAGCATGTAATTAACAAATTGAAAGATGGTAAGTCGCTGCTTCTTGTTGCTCCAACTGGCTTAGGGAAAACTCTTGCCGTCACGGGAGATATTCAGGATAGGTTTTGTAAAATGGTTTATGCCGTCCCGTTAAGGTCGCTTGGCAATGGAATTCAAAAAGAGATTTCCACCCTGAACCGAAATGGTAAGCAAATACCAGCCGTTATCCATCATGGGGATGTTCAAGAAAGCAAGTTGTTCGGTGAAGAAGTTGTTATAACAACCTATGACCAGGTTGTCTGTGCTGTCCCCGGCTTGCCGCTCAGTCTGCCTCTCAAGGCAGGGCATGCCATAGCAGGGGCATTGCTGATGTCGCGTCTGATCCTAGATGAAACTCATTTGGCTTGGAGTATCTCTGAAAAGGCATTGTCAATTTTGCTGGCAATTATAGATTTTAGACAAAAACTTGGTTTGCAAACCGTTGTGCTGACAGCCACCCTGCCAAAAAAAGTAGCAGAGATCATTTCCGGCCGATTGGGCTTGGAATTGGTTATCGTGGGTGAAGAAGAGGTTGCAGAGGATAAAGGGCTGCAACTCCGAGAAAAAAACAGAAAAGTGACTATCTCAATGCTTGAACTGAAAAACAAGGGAAAGGGTGAGGATAAGAAGCTTGACTGGCAGCAACTTGATGATAGATTGAAAAATACTCAGGACAAGCGGATATACTTTGCTAATACTGTTGAACGACTACAAGAAACCTATGACCGATTGATAAAGGCCAATGTAAGCGCTGACAAAATCATCGTTCTCCACAACCGTATGCCTCGTTCATGGAGGGCTGATGCAGAGCAGAAGGCCTATGCTTGTTTTGGGAAAGAATCGCTGAATGGTGATTGGATTTTACTGACAAATCAGGTTGCGGAAGCAGGTCTTGATATTTCTGCTCCATTAGTCATCTCTGATCCCGCGCCTGTGGATACACTGGTGCAAAGGGCTGGACGATGTGGCAGATGGTTCAGGAACGGTGAAGCCAAGGGACAATTCATTGTTTTAAAGGCGCCTAAAACGGAAATAGAAAAATTATCCTTGCCTTATAAGCCATTAGCGTTAGTCATGGCCGCTTTAGAATCTCTTCCCGCAGATCAACTACTTACTTGGACAACTGAGCAATCATGGATAAATCAAGCTTGGGGCGGCGATTCTAAAAAAGCTGTTGAATCAGTAGAAAAATCGCTGAATGAAACAACCTTTGCCTTAAACCTTTTCGACCGTGCCGCACAAGAGCAGAAACCCGGCGAGATTGCAAGCGTATTCAGGGAGATTTTATCTGTGGAAGTTGCTGTCGAAGAGGGCGATTCGGTTCACATAGACGACTTGGCGCAGCGAGACCTGCAAAACATGCTTATGCAAGGTCAATACCCTGAGACATCTTCTATTTCTCTTGGCAGCGCATGGGGGTTAATAAAGAAAGCGCCGGGCAAGTGCGCTGTAGTCCAGTATAACGAAGATGGGGAATTGATTATCACACCGACAGATTCTGTCAGACCCAGTGATATCTTGATTGTTCCATCATCTGTAGCCTATCTGCACAGAACTAAAGGACTGTGCTTTGCCAAAGATGGAATTGAAATACAAGACGCAATTCTGAACAGCAACTGGCTGGAAAAGAAAGGAAGATCAGAAGAATCTTTTAAGAAAGAAGGCAGAAAGCTGCAAACCCTTTGGGGCCACACATCAGGTGTTATGGAAAAAGTTCATCAGCGTTTTACGGAAGATGGCATGTATCGTAAAACACTTAAAAAGATTCTTCAATTTCTTGAGCCTGATAAAGATGCTGACAGCCTTATGGATCTCGTTGCAATGTTGAGTATGCTTGCTGCCGGCTTTCACGACTTGGGAAAGGCGGACAAGAGATGGCAGGAGAAAGCTGCAAAAATTCAGGGTGAACCCATTTCGGAATTTATTGGTCGCACTTCAAAAACAGGAGATTCTATAGGTGTTCCGCATACACCGCCTGGATATAACGCCATGATAAAAGCCTCTGTTTTATTGATCGGCTCTCTTGGTTCATCCGAATATCTAATCCGTTCCGTTGCTTTGTCAGCAGCCCGCCACCATTCAAGCTTTTTGAATCCGTCTCTGGTAAAGCATCATTTTGAACCTCATCCGCTAACAGATGACTTTATAAAAGCAGTCTTAAAAAACATTTCCGCCCCTGAAGCAATATTAAATCAATCCGGTGAAATCCTTGAAGCAGCCAAGAAAACGCCTTCAAAGGAAGATGTGCCGTTGTTATTGCCGAATGTAGACCTCTTCCCCATCTATGCCCTTGTTGGTCGTGCGATTCTAATGGCAGACAGGGAGGACGCAGCAGGGGAGGAATTGGAGATGTGGAGGACAGAACAATGA
- a CDS encoding four helix bundle protein, producing MYFEDLEVWKAARELTNKIYKITSNGSFSKDFDLRSQIRRASVSVMSNIAEGYERGGNQELIQFLSIAKGSSGEVRSQIYVALDQGYVDENECKRLLDAFKKLSIMINNFMEHLKGSGYKGSKYKMPKRKSMKETLDEMMRKINVKNDKTD from the coding sequence ATGTACTTCGAAGATTTAGAAGTGTGGAAGGCAGCAAGAGAATTAACAAACAAAATTTACAAAATTACAAGTAATGGTTCTTTTTCAAAAGACTTTGATCTTAGAAGCCAAATAAGACGTGCCTCGGTCTCTGTCATGTCAAACATAGCCGAAGGATACGAAAGAGGAGGCAATCAGGAACTTATCCAGTTTTTGTCAATAGCAAAAGGGTCAAGCGGAGAAGTCCGCAGTCAGATATACGTTGCTTTGGATCAAGGCTATGTTGATGAGAATGAATGTAAGCGATTACTCGATGCCTTTAAAAAACTGTCAATAATGATTAACAACTTTATGGAGCATCTAAAAGGTAGCGGTTACAAAGGCTCAAAGTACAAGATGCCAAAGCGAAAGAGTATGAAAGAAACGTTAGATGAAATGATGAGGAAAATAAATGTAAAGAACGATAAAACCGATTAA
- the cas6 gene encoding CRISPR-associated endoribonuclease Cas6: MRIRITLSADRSGVIVFNYQHQIQAIIYGFLSRSNPDYAQWLHQQGFIYKKDKRFKLFVFSGIIFDGPIKIIRLNNTNHSNNVANQYNMEESPRLAKEGDRGWSKSLGITLGVKQPPNSLTISTGFSFKASQTHPFTFSFQIASPVDKFIQHLIDGIFREGNEITLGRQKITIYRIETLPDPVAFNSEIQNPKSEILLKPLESPIFIKKPMPPGRQDIFLFPGDEGYAEFLNQNLLHKYETLHGKLFGGEPLKFDFHTINGKSVKQFTIFKKGSDGSKKPVNIKGTLQPFTVTGAEELIRIGLECGFGQNNSMGCGYVEMNRDGQDRQDKFVETQYLASLKQR, from the coding sequence ATGAGAATAAGAATAACCCTCTCGGCAGATAGATCCGGTGTCATCGTCTTCAACTACCAGCACCAGATCCAGGCCATCATCTATGGTTTCCTGTCCAGGTCAAATCCCGACTATGCCCAATGGCTTCACCAGCAGGGTTTTATTTACAAAAAAGACAAGCGGTTCAAGCTCTTTGTCTTTTCCGGCATAATATTCGACGGCCCGATCAAAATAATCCGTTTAAATAACACAAACCATTCAAATAATGTAGCTAACCAATATAACATGGAAGAATCTCCCCGCCTTGCGAAGGAGGGGGATAGGGGGTGGTCAAAATCCCTTGGTATCACTCTGGGCGTTAAGCAACCACCAAACAGTTTAACCATATCTACTGGCTTTTCATTCAAAGCTTCTCAAACCCATCCCTTCACCTTCTCCTTTCAGATCGCATCGCCGGTTGATAAATTCATTCAACACCTCATAGATGGCATATTCCGGGAAGGGAATGAAATAACCCTGGGACGACAAAAAATAACAATTTATAGAATAGAAACCCTTCCGGATCCTGTTGCTTTTAATTCCGAAATCCAAAATCCAAAATCCGAAATCTTACTGAAACCGCTTGAATCTCCCATCTTCATCAAAAAGCCCATGCCGCCCGGCCGGCAGGACATCTTCTTATTCCCAGGGGACGAAGGGTATGCAGAATTCCTCAATCAGAATCTTTTGCACAAATACGAGACCCTTCATGGTAAGCTTTTTGGTGGCGAACCTCTGAAATTTGATTTTCACACAATCAATGGAAAGTCTGTGAAGCAGTTTACTATATTTAAAAAGGGATCAGACGGCAGCAAAAAGCCCGTTAACATAAAAGGAACACTGCAGCCGTTCACCGTAACGGGGGCGGAAGAATTGATCAGGATCGGCCTTGAGTGCGGCTTTGGGCAAAACAACAGCATGGGATGCGGATATGTGGAAATGAACAGGGATGGACAGGATAGGCAGGATAAATTTGTAGAGACGCAATATCTTGCATCTTTGAAACAGAGATAG
- a CDS encoding phosphopyruvate hydratase, giving the protein MTTICCIKSREILDSRGNPTVEVDVILQDGAMGRAAVPSGASTGKREALELRDGDKPSRYMGKGVQTAVKNVNEIIAHKLEGMDATRQVEIDNLLISLDGTKNKEKLGANAILGVSLAVAKAAANALCLPLYRYIGGTNAKVLPVPMMNILNGGKHADNNLDIQEFMIMPIHADSFAEALRMGTEVFHNLRSVLKSKGHNTNVGDEGGFAPNLKTNEEAFDLILEAIKKAGYTAGKDIYLALDPAASEFYKDGKYVLRAEGGAKKTSDEMIDLFAKFSSKYPVCSIEDGLAEEDWDGWKRLTEKLGDKIQLVGDDIFVTNAEILTKGIEQKVANSILIKVNQIGTLTETLNAIELARMNGYSTVISHRSGETEDTTIADIAVATNAGQIKTGSLCRTDRICKYNQLLRIEEDLSDNAIYGGKLCKMST; this is encoded by the coding sequence GTGACTACCATATGTTGTATCAAATCACGAGAGATTTTGGATTCCAGGGGAAATCCTACCGTAGAAGTAGACGTGATCTTACAGGACGGGGCGATGGGTCGCGCCGCCGTCCCATCCGGCGCATCCACGGGAAAGCGGGAGGCGCTGGAACTTCGGGATGGCGATAAGCCGTCACGCTATATGGGTAAAGGTGTGCAGACTGCCGTTAAAAACGTAAATGAAATTATTGCACATAAACTTGAAGGAATGGATGCTACCAGACAAGTCGAGATTGACAATCTTTTGATCTCTTTAGATGGAACAAAAAACAAGGAAAAACTGGGCGCTAATGCTATTTTGGGTGTTTCTTTAGCTGTGGCCAAGGCAGCAGCAAACGCCCTGTGTCTTCCACTCTACCGGTATATTGGCGGAACGAATGCCAAGGTACTGCCTGTGCCCATGATGAATATCTTAAACGGAGGCAAGCATGCAGATAACAACCTGGATATCCAGGAGTTTATGATTATGCCCATCCATGCGGACAGCTTTGCAGAGGCATTACGTATGGGTACCGAGGTCTTTCACAACCTTCGTTCTGTATTGAAATCGAAGGGACACAATACCAACGTGGGTGACGAAGGTGGCTTCGCTCCAAATCTTAAGACCAATGAAGAGGCCTTCGACCTGATTCTTGAAGCAATTAAAAAAGCCGGTTATACGGCAGGTAAGGATATCTACCTGGCGCTGGATCCAGCCGCCAGTGAATTCTATAAGGATGGTAAGTATGTGTTACGGGCGGAAGGCGGTGCAAAAAAGACCAGCGATGAAATGATCGATCTCTTTGCGAAATTTTCAAGTAAGTATCCTGTCTGCAGTATAGAAGACGGCCTTGCAGAAGAAGACTGGGATGGCTGGAAAAGGTTAACAGAAAAGCTGGGAGATAAAATCCAGCTTGTTGGCGATGATATCTTTGTAACGAACGCAGAAATCCTGACAAAGGGGATTGAACAAAAAGTAGCGAATTCCATTCTGATCAAGGTCAACCAGATCGGAACCCTTACGGAGACCCTCAATGCCATAGAGCTGGCCAGGATGAATGGATATTCCACTGTTATTTCACACCGTTCAGGTGAAACAGAGGATACGACCATTGCCGACATTGCCGTGGCAACGAATGCAGGTCAGATTAAAACAGGTTCTCTCTGCAGAACCGATCGGATATGTAAATACAATCAACTTTTACGTATTGAAGAAGATCTCTCTGACAATGCAATTTACGGAGGCAAATTATGCAAAATGTCAACGTAG
- a CDS encoding septum formation initiator family protein encodes MQNVNVGVHGSNDYHIPSPDLLALPPGKPEREKLFGKDSYWGKFVVMVSITSCVVILFSSIISKTRQERIHMLEIKNVLEKQASQLEAANSKLEKEYSALKSDPVRIEREARELLGLTGVDEVFYEKYRFRIKSTGKKEPVKTVAQNRWITFLFDGPFPWQFPALIILVTAACYLISYHYEYRKLHRSNC; translated from the coding sequence ATGCAAAATGTCAACGTAGGCGTCCATGGCAGCAATGATTATCACATACCTTCTCCTGACTTATTGGCATTACCTCCCGGTAAACCAGAGAGGGAAAAATTATTTGGGAAAGATTCGTATTGGGGTAAATTTGTCGTGATGGTGTCTATAACGTCCTGCGTGGTAATTTTGTTTTCCTCGATAATCAGCAAGACCAGACAAGAGAGAATCCATATGCTGGAAATAAAAAATGTACTTGAGAAACAGGCGTCACAACTTGAGGCAGCAAATTCCAAGCTTGAAAAGGAGTATTCTGCCCTGAAGAGCGACCCGGTCCGTATCGAAAGAGAAGCCCGCGAGCTTCTTGGGCTTACTGGGGTAGATGAGGTTTTTTATGAAAAATATCGTTTCCGTATTAAAAGCACCGGTAAGAAGGAACCCGTAAAAACAGTTGCGCAAAATCGATGGATAACGTTTCTCTTTGATGGACCATTTCCATGGCAGTTTCCCGCCTTAATTATTCTTGTTACCGCGGCCTGTTATTTAATTTCATACCATTATGAATATAGAAAACTACATCGGTCAAATTGTTAA
- a CDS encoding glutamate-5-semialdehyde dehydrogenase gives MNIENYIGQIVKNAKSASRVIASASTVTKNAALNNIADGIISSAATLITENEKDLMAAQKAGLSGAILDRLRLTDVRIKGMAEGVRQIVNLTDPVGELIQGNTRPNGLQIQKIRVPIGVVVIIYESRPNVTADAAALCLKAGNAVILRGGKESIHSNIAIYRILTSALEKAGLDKRCIQLVEVIEREAIDYLLKADQYVDVVIPRGGEALIRTVVEKSTIPVIKHYKGVCHTYVDEFANLKMAEEICLNAKVQRPATCNAMETMLVHEKIAPILLPGIAKKLQDAGVEIRGCNQTCSILGNIKQATEDDYYNEYLDLILNVKVVHTIDDAITHITKYGSNHSDAIVTDNVCNAMKFTREVDSAAVYVNASTRFTDGYEFGMGAEIGISTDKLHARGPMGLEELTSYKFVVFGNGQLRK, from the coding sequence ATGAATATAGAAAACTACATCGGTCAAATTGTTAAAAATGCAAAATCGGCATCACGCGTTATTGCCTCTGCCAGCACTGTTACAAAAAATGCAGCACTGAACAATATTGCCGATGGCATTATCTCTTCTGCTGCCACACTCATAACCGAGAATGAAAAAGACCTTATGGCTGCGCAAAAGGCAGGACTTTCCGGAGCCATCCTCGACAGGCTCCGTCTTACCGATGTCCGGATCAAGGGTATGGCCGAAGGGGTCAGGCAGATTGTGAATCTTACCGACCCTGTCGGAGAACTCATACAGGGAAACACCCGCCCAAATGGTCTGCAAATTCAAAAAATACGCGTACCCATTGGCGTCGTCGTTATTATTTATGAATCCCGGCCCAACGTAACTGCTGATGCGGCGGCATTATGCCTGAAGGCAGGTAATGCGGTCATCCTGCGTGGCGGGAAGGAGTCTATCCACTCAAACATTGCTATTTACAGGATACTTACATCCGCACTGGAAAAGGCCGGTTTGGACAAACGATGCATTCAGCTCGTGGAGGTTATCGAACGTGAGGCTATTGACTATTTACTCAAAGCGGATCAATATGTGGACGTCGTTATTCCCAGAGGTGGCGAAGCCCTTATTCGCACGGTAGTGGAAAAATCCACCATCCCTGTCATCAAACATTATAAAGGGGTCTGTCATACCTATGTGGATGAATTTGCAAATCTCAAAATGGCAGAGGAGATTTGCCTTAATGCAAAGGTACAGCGCCCTGCCACCTGTAATGCCATGGAAACCATGCTGGTACACGAAAAGATTGCACCAATACTTTTGCCGGGTATAGCAAAAAAATTGCAGGATGCCGGAGTAGAAATCCGGGGCTGTAACCAGACATGCAGCATTTTAGGCAATATAAAACAAGCCACCGAAGATGATTATTACAATGAATATCTTGACTTGATCCTCAACGTAAAAGTTGTACATACAATAGATGATGCTATTACGCATATTACCAAATATGGGTCGAATCATTCCGATGCGATTGTCACAGATAATGTCTGTAATGCCATGAAATTTACCAGAGAGGTGGATTCGGCCGCTGTGTACGTCAATGCCTCTACGCGATTTACTGACGGCTATGAATTTGGTATGGGAGCAGAGATTGGTATTAGCACCGACAAACTCCACGCCCGGGGCCCCATGGGTCTTGAAGAACTCACGTCGTATAAATTCGTAGTCTTTGGGAATGGGCAATTAAGGAAGTAA